The Streptomyces rimosus genomic interval GCGGGCCCGGCTTATCAGCGCGCGCAGCCGGGGCGAGGCGTTGCCCGCAAGCGCGCGGGCGGCTCGTTCGACGATGTGCGTGGCCTCCTTGTGGCGGCCGGTACGTACAGCGGCGGCGGCCAGATCTGCGAGGGATGGGTAGGACGCGTGGTAGTGCAGGGGCGCGCCGTCCGCCGTGAAGGCCATGCGCAGTTGGCCGTACGCACTCTCGTACGCACCTTCCGCGGCCGACGCGGCACCGAGCGCGCGGCGGGCGTAGACGGCGACCGAGCGGCTTTCCAGTGGATCGATCAGGGCGAGCGCGTCCTCGGCCCGGGTGCGCGCTGCCGCCGAATCGCCCTGATAGGCCAGTACGGTGGCGTCCACCGCGGCCGCGCAGGCCACGGCGTGGTCGAGGCCGGCGGACCGGCCGACCGCGGTGATACGGGCGCAGCCCTCGCGGGCCTGCCCCCACCGCCCCCGCTCGACATAGGCCCAGGCCACCGCGCCGCCCAGCCCCTCCGGCAGCGGCCCCCGCAACTCCCAGCGGCCGAAGGCCGCGTCGAAGGCGCGGACGGCCTGTGGGGTTTCGTCCAGGAGCCACGCCATGATGCCGACCGCGACGAGCCGTTCCGGGCGGGTCTCCGCATCGGCAGACAACCGGGGGAGGAGGGAGGCGAGGTGGGGACGGTTGCCAGAAGGGTCGGAAACGGTCTGTACCCAGGTGCGCAGGCCCAGGTACGCGGCGTCTTCGGGGAGGCGTCGCAGGAGGGCCTGGATACGGTGCCGCTGGGCGTCCTCGCCGGAGTAGAAGCGGACCACGGCGGCGCCGGCCAGGAGGTCCAGAGCGGTGGTAGGGCGGGCGGCGGCCAACTGGTCGGCCGCGTCGGCGAGTCGGGAGAATACGGCCGTGTGGCGTACGGTCAGGGCCGCCAGCCGCCCGGCCTGTACCGTCGCGGCGGTCAGCAGCGACGCGTCGTCCGTGCGCGCCCGTACCGCGGCGGCCAGTTCCTCGACCCAGGCGAGATCCCCGGTGAACACGGCCGCCCGAGCGGCTTCGACCAGCAGCCGGGCACCGCCCTCGCGCTCCGGTGCCAGCTCCGCGGCGCGCTGCAGCGCCTTGGCCGCCGCCGCGTAACCGCCGCGCCGACGGGCCCGGCCGGCGGTCCGTTCCAGCTCCGCCGCCACGGCAGCGTCCGGGTCCGGGCAGGAGGCGGCCCGATGCCAGGCGCGCCGGTCCGGTTCGTACCGCAGCAGCTCGGCCAGCGTGCGGTGAGCGGCGCGCCGGGCGTCCGAGGGCGCGAAGTGGTACACGGCGGATCTGACCAGCGGATGGCGGAACCGGACGTTCCGGCCGGCCCGCCGTACCAGTGCGGCCTCTTCGGCGGGCAGCCACACCGCGTCCCCGGCTTCCGGCAGTCCGGCCTGTACGGAGAGCGCGGAATCGACGCTGTCCATCGCGGCCAGAAGCAGTAGGGCCTGTGCGGTGGGGGCGGGAAGGCCGTCCAGGCGGGCGGCGAAGAGGCGTTCCAGGCGGTCGGTGAGCGGGAGCGGGCCCGCGGGCGTGAGCGACGCAGCCGTGCCGTGGAGGCTCGCTGCCCTTGTCAGCTCGGCCAGTGCCAGAGGATTGCCGACGGCCTGGTCGAGGATCTGCATTCTGGTGCGGCCGGTGGGGCTGTTCGGCTGGAGGTCCAGCAGCTGGTTGGCCGCGGCGTCGTCGAGCGGTTCCAGGGTGAGCGTCGGTATGTGACGGTCGAGTCCCGGTAGGTGGGCGTTACGGGTGGCGACCAGCACCGTCACCGGATCGTCGCCGTCCAGCCGCCTGGCGGCGAAGGCCAGGGCGTCCAGGGAGGCGCGGTCGCACCACTGCGCGTCGTCCAGCACGACGAGTACGGGGCGCCGGTCGCCCAGGGCGGAGAGCAGGCTGAGGATGGCGACGCCGATCAGCAGGGGATCGGATGCGGTTGTCTGCGCAGGCGTCGCCGGTCCCGCGCCGAAGGCGTCGCGGAGCGCCGCGCGCTGCCGCTCCGGAAGCCGGTCCATTTCGGCGGCCACCGGCCGCAGCAACTGGTGCAGCGCGGAGAACGCGAGGCCCGACTCCGATTCGCTTCCCTCGGCGCGCAGTACGTGCGTGCCGTCGGCCTCGGCGCGGCGCGCCACGTGGGCCAGCAGCGCGCTTTTCCCCACGCCCAGGTCGCCGACCAGCATCAGAACCCGCTCGGCCGACGCCGGGTCCACCGTACGCAGGAGGCGCGCCAGCTCGGCGTCCCGGCCGACGACCGGCTCCGTACCGGATTCCGGTTCCGTGGCCGTACCGAGGTCGCCTGCGTGCCCGTCCACGGAGTCTCCAGAAGTTGTGGCTCTACGTATCGGAGCCGTTTTTCCTTGCCCGTTCAGGCTACAAGCGGCCGGAGGCCCGTACGCAGGTGCAGTCAGATGACGGATACCGCGAGCGTCCAGGCCGCTCGTACGGTTCCGGTGAATCATCCGAATTACCAGGGACGCACCATGGAACAAATAACGCTCGGCGATGTCACCGTGACCCGGGTATGGGAATACTTCGGACCCGTCGACATGACACCCGAGACATTCTTTCCGGACAGTCCGAAGAACGTGTGGGAGGACGGCGCCTCCTGGCTGGAGCCGCATTTCCTGGATTCCGGAACGCGGATCGTGAACTCGGCCATCCAGACCTGGCTGCTGCGCAGCGAGGGCCGGACCATTCTGGTCGACACCGGTGTGGGCAACCACAAGGAGCGCCCGTACGCACCGGTCTGGAGCCATCGGGAAACGGACTTCCTGGCGAATCTCGCCCGGGCCGGTGTCGCGCCCGAGGACGTGGACATCGTGATCAACACACATCTCCACATCGATCACGTCGGCTGGAACACGTATCTGGACGGACGGAGCTGGGTGCCCACCTTTCCCCGTGCCACGTATCTGATGCCTAAGGATGATTTCGTCTTCTGGAATCCCGAGAACGGTCACAAGCCGGTGCTCGGCCGCGGTAATCAGAACGTCTTCGAGGACAGCGTGGCCCCGGTGCACGAGGCGGGGCAGACGCTGCTGTGGGAGAACAGCCACCGGATCGACGCGAACCTCCGTCTCGAAGCGGCCCCCGGACACACCCCCGGCTCCTCCGTACTGACCCTCACCTCCGGGACGGACCGCGCGGTGTTCGTCGGCGACATGCTGCACAACCCCGTGCAAATCCTCGAACCGGACACCAACAGCTGCTTCTGCGAGGACCCGGCGGGCGCCCGCGCCACCCGCCGCAAGGTGCTGGGCCGGGCGGCCGACACCAACGCCCTCGTCATCCCCGCGCACCTGGGCGGCCACGGCGCCGTGGAAGTGGCACGCGAGGGAGAGAAGTTCGCCATCAAGGGCTGGGCGCCCTTCACCCCGTACACCGAGCAGCGCTGAAGCCCGCGGAGAGGCACCACTGTGAACCACCACCCCGCCCCCGTCGTCACCACGGCGCAGGGAGCCGTCCGCGGTCTGCGGCGCGGCGACACCGCCGCCTTCCTGAACATCCCCTACGCCGCCCCTCCCCGCGGCGCCGGCCGGTTCGCGCCGCCCCGGCCGCACGAGCCGTGGGACGGCGTACGGGATGCCACCGTGCCGGGGCCCAACGCGCCGCAGTCCGAGCGCGCGCTCGGCAGCGTGGACATGTCCCCGTACTTCGGCACCGGCTGGAGCCGCGGCGAGGACTACCTCACCGTCAATGTCTGGACGCCCGCCGCGCCGGGCGGCGGCCTGCCCGTCATGGTGTTCGTCCACGGCGGCGGATTCGTCGCCGGATCGACGCGGTCCGCGCTGTACGACGGGTCCGCGTTCGCCCGCGACGGCGTCGTCCTGGTCACCCTCAACTACCGTCTCGGCATCGCCGGGTTCCTCGACATCCCCGGCGCGCCCGCCAACCGCGGACTGCTCGATGCCGCCGCGGCCCTGCGCTGGGTGCAGGAGAACATCGCCGCCTTCGGCGGTGACCCGGGCAACGTCACCCTCTTCGGCCAGTCGGCCGGGGCCACCATCGTCGGCGGTCTACTCGCCACCTCTGAGGCCGCGGGGCTCTTCCGCCGGGTGATCGTCCAGAGCGGCAACGGCCTGGGGGCGTTCACCGGCGAGCAGGCCGCCCGCGTCACCGAGGCGGCGGCCGGGCACCTGGGCATCGCGCCCCGTATCGACGCCTTCGCGGAGGTCTCCGACGAGCGCCTGGTCGAGGCCGCCACCCGGCTCGCGGGCATCGACCTCCGGACCGCGACGCACCGCGACCCGCTGCTCGGCCTCAGCCCCTTCGGTCTCGTCCTCGCCACCCAGCCCGCCGAGGCCGTCGCCGCCGGCGCCGGAACCGGCGTCGACCTGCTCATCGGAACCAACACCGAGGAGGCGAACCTCTACCTCGTCCCCGTGGGCACATACGCCACC includes:
- a CDS encoding helix-turn-helix transcriptional regulator — protein: MDGHAGDLGTATEPESGTEPVVGRDAELARLLRTVDPASAERVLMLVGDLGVGKSALLAHVARRAEADGTHVLRAEGSESESGLAFSALHQLLRPVAAEMDRLPERQRAALRDAFGAGPATPAQTTASDPLLIGVAILSLLSALGDRRPVLVVLDDAQWCDRASLDALAFAARRLDGDDPVTVLVATRNAHLPGLDRHIPTLTLEPLDDAAANQLLDLQPNSPTGRTRMQILDQAVGNPLALAELTRAASLHGTAASLTPAGPLPLTDRLERLFAARLDGLPAPTAQALLLLAAMDSVDSALSVQAGLPEAGDAVWLPAEEAALVRRAGRNVRFRHPLVRSAVYHFAPSDARRAAHRTLAELLRYEPDRRAWHRAASCPDPDAAVAAELERTAGRARRRGGYAAAAKALQRAAELAPEREGGARLLVEAARAAVFTGDLAWVEELAAAVRARTDDASLLTAATVQAGRLAALTVRHTAVFSRLADAADQLAAARPTTALDLLAGAAVVRFYSGEDAQRHRIQALLRRLPEDAAYLGLRTWVQTVSDPSGNRPHLASLLPRLSADAETRPERLVAVGIMAWLLDETPQAVRAFDAAFGRWELRGPLPEGLGGAVAWAYVERGRWGQAREGCARITAVGRSAGLDHAVACAAAVDATVLAYQGDSAAARTRAEDALALIDPLESRSVAVYARRALGAASAAEGAYESAYGQLRMAFTADGAPLHYHASYPSLADLAAAAVRTGRHKEATHIVERAARALAGNASPRLRALISRARGLLADPEDAEPHFRAALADPVLENWPFERAQTLLDFAEWLRRRRRIAEARAPLTEALETFRRLGARPWIERARAESRAAGLHVTDTPPDALAELTPQQQQIIRLAARGLTNREIAEKLFLSPRTVGSHLYRSFPKLGITARSQLRDLLEGFATPLISPTETGC
- a CDS encoding carboxylesterase/lipase family protein, with the protein product MNHHPAPVVTTAQGAVRGLRRGDTAAFLNIPYAAPPRGAGRFAPPRPHEPWDGVRDATVPGPNAPQSERALGSVDMSPYFGTGWSRGEDYLTVNVWTPAAPGGGLPVMVFVHGGGFVAGSTRSALYDGSAFARDGVVLVTLNYRLGIAGFLDIPGAPANRGLLDAAAALRWVQENIAAFGGDPGNVTLFGQSAGATIVGGLLATSEAAGLFRRVIVQSGNGLGAFTGEQAARVTEAAAGHLGIAPRIDAFAEVSDERLVEAATRLAGIDLRTATHRDPLLGLSPFGLVLATQPAEAVAAGAGTGVDLLIGTNTEEANLYLVPVGTYATSTAADVDATAARSHPDPARLVDAYRKTRPGASHGALRSAVMGDALFGAGSWALADAHAAHAGSATYAYEFAWRSRALEGQLGATHAVELPFVFDLARLPQLYGPNALLGPDEPPADLAARMHGAWVRFAATGDPGWDPYDTERRATMRIDAAWSQADDPRGPERRTWVNFEQI
- a CDS encoding MBL fold metallo-hydrolase — encoded protein: MEQITLGDVTVTRVWEYFGPVDMTPETFFPDSPKNVWEDGASWLEPHFLDSGTRIVNSAIQTWLLRSEGRTILVDTGVGNHKERPYAPVWSHRETDFLANLARAGVAPEDVDIVINTHLHIDHVGWNTYLDGRSWVPTFPRATYLMPKDDFVFWNPENGHKPVLGRGNQNVFEDSVAPVHEAGQTLLWENSHRIDANLRLEAAPGHTPGSSVLTLTSGTDRAVFVGDMLHNPVQILEPDTNSCFCEDPAGARATRRKVLGRAADTNALVIPAHLGGHGAVEVAREGEKFAIKGWAPFTPYTEQR